The following proteins are co-located in the Shouchella hunanensis genome:
- a CDS encoding helix-turn-helix domain-containing protein encodes MSFYDNDLRSEPYYPVVKFYYYKEWSQFEMKPHAHEAIELMHVLSGSCKVETKTDSYELKKGQIIFLDANTSHRLIVQEKCRMFNIEISFQQGRTAFPPFCEVYKENEALRLMIDNKKPHMLLHDSDDTYQCLRRLIMEVDKKSQQTDFMVQLLICEYIIRVAGLAEINYTETDQQYTSRVISYIHQNYDREVSVAEIADAVHLHPGYLQRVFKVSTGTSIHEFLVSYRMKKAKAMLAETDISITDIPHYIGMNSQQYFSTTFKKYEQCTPSAYRKAHQYNEKLRRKSEDIKHSIER; translated from the coding sequence ATGAGTTTCTATGATAATGACCTAAGAAGCGAACCTTATTATCCAGTTGTTAAATTCTATTACTACAAAGAGTGGAGTCAATTCGAAATGAAGCCTCACGCACATGAAGCAATTGAATTGATGCATGTGCTATCAGGCAGTTGTAAAGTAGAAACAAAGACCGATAGCTACGAGCTTAAAAAAGGACAAATCATTTTCTTAGATGCGAACACAAGTCATCGGCTCATTGTTCAAGAAAAATGCAGAATGTTCAACATTGAGATATCCTTTCAACAGGGTAGAACAGCTTTCCCTCCGTTTTGCGAGGTTTATAAAGAAAATGAAGCTTTGCGTTTAATGATCGATAATAAGAAACCACATATGCTTCTACACGATTCTGATGATACGTATCAATGCTTACGAAGACTTATTATGGAAGTAGATAAAAAAAGCCAACAAACCGATTTTATGGTGCAACTATTGATATGTGAGTATATTATACGTGTTGCGGGTTTGGCAGAAATTAATTACACAGAAACGGATCAACAATACACGAGTAGGGTCATTTCTTATATCCATCAGAACTATGATAGGGAAGTGAGTGTAGCAGAGATTGCGGATGCGGTTCATCTACACCCTGGATATTTACAGCGCGTCTTTAAAGTATCAACAGGCACATCGATTCATGAATTCCTCGTCTCCTATCGAATGAAGAAAGCAAAAGCAATGCTGGCGGAAACAGACATCAGCATTACGGATATTCCCCATTATATTGGCATGAATTCTCAACAGTATTTCAGTACAACGTTTAAGAAATATGAGCAATGTACGCCTAGTGCATATCGAAAAGCGCATCAATATAACGAAAAATTGAGAAGAAAAAGTGAGGATATTAAACATTCAATTGAAAGATAA